CAACACTGTGTTAAatcaaagctgatttatttgacaTATTTCCTGAATATCAAACTCCAGGCCAGTCACGGGTTAATAACATCAGCAGAATTCAGTCCTGGAtgtaacagcagcaacaacagtagaATCCAACCTCAGCAGTCACTCGTGTGCCAGCAGCAGAGacaactgagtgaatctcttcccacacacagagcaggtgaacagcctctccccagtgtgaatgtgtttgtgtgtcagcagATCCATTTTGCTTTGAAATCTCTGCTCATGGCCAGAAGTTTGACAAGATTCCTTATCAGTGTGAAGAAGTTGATGTGTTTTGAGGTGGGATAACTCTTCTCACATACACGGAGcaggtgtacagtctctccctAGTCTCAGTGCGCTGGTGGACCCTGAGTTCATATGatcgcctgaacccagtcccacagcgGGAGATCGCGAACGGTCTCTTGTCACTGTTGATAGCACATCAGCTCCACGGAACTTTTATAACACTTCCTGCAATCCAGGCATTTAAAATATCTTCCATCGGTGTGAAATCACTGATGTGCCAACAAGTTAgatgaatcagtgaatccctCCCCACACATAGAGCATATGAATGACCTCTTCCCAGTGTGAACTCTGGTGTTCCAGCAGGATGGACAATCACCTAAACCTCTTCCCGCAGTGAGAGCAGATGAATGGAGTGGAACCGGAGAGAATGCACTGGTGCAACATCAGTGAATGTTGGCTTTTAAAGTTCTTGGTACAATCTAAGCATTTGAACCCTTTCTTTCTTCAGTATGAACTAACtcgtatgtgtttgtttgtgcttGTGTGGAGGCTGCATGGACAAAGCTGTGAGTTAGGAATCAGACAAGGAGGAAGTTTGTCCCGGTGGGctcgtggaagggagggaagcagcagaggcagctgatcagattgtctcgGTCTTAGTGACAATGAAGCtctatgagctcctcacacttgttgttgggggtgaggatggaggaaacAAGGGAGAGCACTTCAAAAGAAATTAACTTGTCTTGGAGATAAAGAAAAGACTTGCCACAATGCGTATAACACAAAGCCGATTTATGTGATTTTGATACATTGTAGTGAATATAATTCATATGTTTtggaatataacttttagttttaggaattaaagtttcaAATGTAAATAAATGGgggcatcaggttaagaaactgGTAAACATAAAACAGGTGTCAATGTGGCTGAAGATGTGGGTAATGGAGAGGAACTGGCTTGTGTTAGAGATATTAAAAGACTCAACTCGATGTTTTTAACACAACCTGATTTATTTGACTTTCATCCAGAAAACTTATAACTGGGCTGGGgtttattaacatcagcaaaAACAGACCCCAATGAacttcagtcctggatgtgattaacagcaaaatccaatcacTGTAGTCacttgtgaattcgctggtgtctcagcaggttagATGAGTTAatgaattccttcccacacttggagcagatgaaaggcctctccccagtgtgaactcgctggtgcacaATGAGTTGAGATGGCCACCTGaatccagtcccgcagtgagaacacctgaacggtctctcgtcagtgtgaacacgttgatgggacatcaggtccccagaacatttatagcacttcccgcagtctgggcatttaaaaggtctcttctcagtgtgaactcgctggtgtgactgcaggtgggTTGAGGtaatgaatcctttcccacagtttgagcaggtgaacggcctctcacCTGTGtggactcgctggtgtctcagccaaTGGGATGAGGTAATGAATCGTTTCCCACACTttgagcaggtgaacggcctctccccagtgtgagtgcgctggTGTTCAGTGAGGTGCACTGGCCTCCTGAACCCAGCCCCACACTGAGAGCACCTGAATGgcctctcatcagtgtgaacctGTTGATGACGAATCAGCTCCCcggaacttttatagcacttcccacagtctggacatttaaaaggtctctcgtcagagtgaactcgctgatgtgtccACAGGTtcgatgactgagtgaatccctttccacactcagagcaggtgaatggtttgTCCCCAGTGTGGCTGCACTGATGAGTTTCCAGCTTTGACAGGAAATTGCCTTCTttcccacaatccccacatttACACGATATCTCCCCATTGTGACTGTGCTTGTGTCTCGACAGACCAGATAATcggctgaagcctcgtccacacagaACAGATGTGCGGGTTCTTCCCACTGTGAAcagtgctttttccttccatgttcaaaatccgaTGTTATTCAGGTTATGATAAATTGGGCGACTCTGTGAGATCCTGttgtgatgtttggtttcagtttcTCAACTGTAAATCCTCTCCTAATCCCCTGTGAAATTGATTGAAAATAGGaacaagggagtgagagagaatccacaaaaacacaaaggcaggttgtgaaattgaactGAATGAATCTGGAGCTTGTGGGGCCGGCACCTGGAAAATTGACCATCAAAGCTGCTGGACCcagctagttcactaatgtccatcagGACAGGGAGCTTGCCAACTGGTCAGAATCAATACAAAACTCCAGCATctatggaggaaagagagagggagatgaaagaggcaaggggtgaaggagagggatttTATATATTTACATTTCTACCAGAACGTTGACAgaatctcccaaaccctcaaacTCCATTAGGTAGAAGAGCCAGGGTAGCAGGtgtatgtgaacaccatcacctccaagttcccctccaagtcatgacTGTCTGACAtctggtccatttaaatattgggaagacttaaTTCATTGCCTTCAgtcctgttaggaaatagagatagtttaattaTGTTATCTTTGAATTTGTGGATATTAGGAATGGGTCTTAGCTTTAAAGTTTAGGTTTGATTTGATTTTCTGTATCTgcatgttaagaaaggtcaaatattttagtttcattttaaaaggctgcttgcatttctaatgagacgtTTACACTCCCTATAAAGTAAAAGTAAATACGCAAGAGCAGAAACAACAGTGCTGTTGCTTAGcacttggggtggggggagggagtggtggggggtacAGATATACAGGttcctccctcagacacacagagGAAGAAAGGCAGCAGTTTTATTTGGAACCTGTTGGAGTTCGGCTGGTTTTGAAGTTGCTgccagagagactggagcaaaggggacagatagaagTTCCAAACTAATGAAAACCCCTaaaaatccaggagagtggaaaAGGGGAAGACCTAAGGAGATCTTGCAGGTAAAGgatggacaggaacctgggaaaacaTCCTGTTAagcgaagttaagagtgaggggcagagagaaaggctccaagtttcAGGTTTAAAATGATAACAACTTGCAAGAAGCAAGAACattcaaagagacagctgaaggtctgtaattctttgctatgggcatgtgaagcagtggtgtactgttgatggctgaattggtgagagagagtgcatggaagacagcttgaatgcatgtggttaCCCAGGGaggaggaacattggaaggagagttcgaaaccctggagatgaagccttgtggatggtgtctgagagaaaaggtcagttgggagaagattccaaggcgaggtttTGGAGAGTGgatattggaaaccctcatgtgaaggacggaattcagtgagactgattggctcatGGTGAGACATGtgcctggggggagttgaggagagatccatagcatctggttgaggtgacatctgtcacttgaggtcagagtgtggtgtgtctgactacATGGTGCTATAGGTTTATATGGACTAGGTATTTACTGtgtacattaaagtataagatagcttttgtgacttgatttatccttacaaatctgtatacatctgtaaaggtataggtgtgagtgaaggagtattgtaatatagtttatcttttcttgttgaataaatgttttattctgctgctaaaagttcatcagctgacccctgtgcctctgttcagtagctactctccacatatctttACAAACCAATAAAAGTCAGGATCCATCAAGCTGGTTTCCAGtgtgggatcaggcttgtccaggggtaacgtcaactgggatcataacaaatccCCACTACAAATTGTACTCCCTAACCATCAATACCATCCATCTCTTTTGCAactttgaggctgaaccagactgttcacaatcttggtgtcatatttcacCCCAAGCTGAGATTCTGACTACAGATCAGGAAGACAGTCTCTGTCCACCTCAGTAgcttcctaacttcactccttctctcatctgctgctgaaactcatccattcctttgttcccTCTAAACCGGACTATTCCTGGCTGCCCACGTAAAGATGGGATCATTTCAAACTCTGCTTCCCATGTCCTTACTCGAACTAAGTCTCATTCATCCAACACCCGTGTTCGCACTGAGTTACAcaggctcctggttaagcagcaCCCTAAGTGTTCAAATTCCATCAATGACTTAGcccctcactatctcagtaaTACCCTCCATCCCTCCCAAATATCTGGGGGTCATTCAGTTCTGGCCTAttgagcatccctaattttaattgacccccccattggcggctgtgccttcagctgcccaagccataagctctggaattcactccttagacatctctgcctctttctcatcCTTTAAGACTCTTCATTtgatctacctctttgaccaagcttctgatcATCTGCCCTGacatctccttatgtgcctcGGTGTCAATTATTGGAATGTAATATTCCTATGAAATACTTTGGAATATTTATTATATCCAgcgtgctatataaatacaacttgTTCTTGATTTGGACATATATCATCACTGAatgaaaatcctgtaactccttaCCCAACAGCACCTTAACCACAgtggctgcagcggttcaggaagaagGCCCACCAACACACAACTGGGGATTGACAATATCTGCTGGTCTTGTTAGTGATACCCAAATACCAAGAATGGAGCTGGCAAAATAAATCTCGGATGAAAAGGAACCGTAGAAATATTTGGTACTAAAATAATGCTCTTAAATGAATGGATAGTGTCCATTTAGCAACCTGATCTCCCCCAGAATCTACCTCCCTTGACAGTCTCACGTTGGAAATTGCTGGGCCCGACTGTGTTCCAAAATCCTCGGGGTGAAATACACTCCAGCTCAAACTGATGCAACAAATAAAGACCCCCATCCAACACCCACCCAAATTCAAACCGGCTCCGAATTGGAGATCTGTGTTTCTAGACTCggttaaaaaaaacaataaaacgaAAGCAAAACTCACCAAAGCTGGGTCTGAAATTAAGggataaaatattttaaatatctagcaggtcaggcagcatcaatcGATTAAGAAACAGATGAAGAACGGCCTTCAGATTGCCTGAAAACTCTTAGCGACAGTAGCAAAGTAATGGTGGTGACAATGCCATGCGCCCCAGAAACAACTCGATCGGAAAGTTGTTCATTTTCCCACTGAAGATCAGTTGTCGCAATGTGCAAGTGGCAACAATGGCGCAGAGAGTTTAGGAGGTGAAGAACTGCAGAAAAATATAGGAAGACATAACAGGTTTGCGGACTACACGGATAAATTGAAAATTAGATTCGAAATAGTGGGATGAGAGCAGGTTGTGTCCCTGCTGATGGAGGTAGACCGTATTCGACCTTCCGGAGTATCCTGGGTAGGATCAGCCGCCATTATTATAGAACAATAAGCCGCGCTTCTGCGCTTGCGCACCCACACCATCTTAAAGCCATCCAGAATCACCGAAACCTGCTGCCTGAAActgggagtgagaggagcaggaagaatgaggagaaacattGTCATCTAACACTCATAGCATCTCCAAACCAC
This sequence is a window from Carcharodon carcharias isolate sCarCar2 chromosome 27 unlocalized genomic scaffold, sCarCar2.pri SUPER_27_unloc_2, whole genome shotgun sequence. Protein-coding genes within it:
- the LOC121273852 gene encoding zinc finger protein 420-like is translated as MEGKSTVHSGNKPWKCGDCGKGFTRSSHLLIHQRVHTDERPFKCPDCGKCYKSSGNLMSHQRVHTDERPFRCSHCGTGFRESSQLTVHQRVHTGERPFTCSKCGKGFTQLSHVLRHERVHTGERPYKCPDCGMCYKSSGELMSHQRVHTDKRPFRCSHCGAGFMLSAEFTAHQRVHTGEWPFTCSNCGKGFAQSSQLLTHQRVHTGERPFTCSECGKGFIRSSHLLTHQRVHTGERPFTCFECGKGFAQSSTLVYHQRIHTGNRPFTCSECGKRFTRLSHLQNHQRVHVGRSSSPALSVGTDSLPHPSFLHLLNSLRHCCHLHIATTDLQWENEQLSDRVVSGAHGIVTTITLLLSLRVFRWKEKALFTVGRTRTSVLCGRGFSRLSGLSRHKHSHNGEISCKCGDCGKEGNFLSKLETHQCSHTGDKPFTCSECGKGFTQSSNLWTHQRVHSDERPFKCPDCGKCYKSSGELIRHQQVHTDERPFRCSQCGAGFRRPVHLTEHQRTHTGERPFTCSKCGKRFITSSHWLRHQRVHTGERPFTCSNCGKGFITSTHLQSHQRVHTEKRPFKCPDCGKCYKCSGDLMSHQRVHTDERPFRCSHCGTGFRWPSQLIVHQRVHTGERPFICSKCGKEFINSSNLLRHQRIHK